Proteins encoded together in one Thalassotalea crassostreae window:
- a CDS encoding DUF1592 domain-containing protein, which produces MILTKVSLKKLWAGLFLIALAILFAVVAAPIDNESGSGLFRFLGRFHVLVLHFPVVLLLLAPSVELLSLKKNFKSLKPIIPLLWLVGAISAIITVALGLMLAANEGFRAEQVQSHQLGGMSVALLALFTLGLQITRDRLNKSWISYTYTASSAGLVVLIMAAAHAGGNLVHGDTYLTQHTPEPIKSILGLHEQPVVTEVVDDPVFNQQVKPVMQEYCIGCHGPDKQKGNVRFDTLNPDMVNGHDAEQWHAALDMINSGEMPPAKEQQLSNEHRRVVVDWMTDNIKLASSARKSALQHPIRRLTKQQYTNSLQDLLGIEIDFGNILPDDGKSEMGFTNDGEILQMTSLHGEYFQSIAKQALLKAINLGDKPEVFHYRINFGQNISDGKYTTELDGYKEVPLDNKHFDIEMLDENGEVVVAQSEEEKAKFNALKKRFSISLRGSSYNRFDMSKEGIVLASALPHIEKQPYSSMGPSPNLKVQIKDLLPKEGSFQMRVIANKGELSASGNGKLQGLKSNKTLAKVNASTQSAVANKDNIIVNASTSSKLINLKQKGNFWLPENVKTKKSVAILKANIPENAYYQIDLVHPVISDVDVNLPRNRLKLTVGGRTIKTQLNVGPKNSQVSALALIYLNKGKQNIKLQANNFVGFNDIVLTKVPNNDKLLAAAKKAQAVNAQIFSDDAPSIQPFVGTRLDDGMDYQTFSTSTEVSQNNKKATSYTFTGRLENLPVPTSTDKNDRLSGIALIGLWNNFLVKESDHIGPPLQVKAIELEAPYFEQWPTKSHTNIFFESPNKENLDVYTKEVISQFAEKAFRRPLDGSELDLYLNFWQSIKGDYSQYEESVVEVMAAILTSPNFLYLPEEPVVDDSQSTKLLANFSRLFGISSANASSYQATPISEFALANRLSYFLWNSAPDQTLLDLAKTGQLSDQLSTQVDRMLEDPKVWRFIRPFAFEWLRVDRHQSMKMNVDQHPRFTRFVKADMAEETYQFIHHVLVEDKTIFNLVDSDFAMLNQNLAEYYGVNDVKGNEFRAVDISPEQHRGGLLSQGAFLAGHSDGEQAHPVKRAVWFKEKILGTPPPPPPPNVPALDPDTPGFEKLTLKQQLETHRNKESCRDCHAMIDPYGIAFENFDAAGIYQTMNKEQPVDALSVLPDGVEVNGIDDLKAYVIKQKPQLFTMSLVKHLYSYSLGREVRFSDEETLQTLVKEVKENNYSMRSLIKSIVNHPTFKQL; this is translated from the coding sequence ATGATCTTAACAAAAGTATCATTAAAAAAATTATGGGCAGGATTATTCCTTATCGCATTAGCAATTCTTTTTGCGGTGGTTGCAGCTCCGATTGATAATGAATCAGGTAGCGGTCTATTTAGGTTTCTAGGTCGTTTTCATGTACTAGTATTGCATTTTCCTGTGGTGTTGCTATTACTCGCCCCTAGTGTTGAGTTACTTTCTCTTAAAAAGAATTTCAAATCGTTAAAACCTATTATTCCTTTGCTTTGGTTAGTTGGCGCCATCAGTGCCATTATTACCGTAGCATTAGGTTTAATGTTAGCCGCAAACGAAGGATTTAGAGCCGAACAAGTCCAATCTCATCAGTTAGGTGGCATGAGCGTTGCTTTACTTGCTCTGTTTACTTTAGGCCTTCAAATAACTCGAGACCGCCTCAATAAATCATGGATAAGTTACACCTATACTGCGTCTAGTGCGGGTTTAGTTGTTCTTATTATGGCGGCTGCACATGCTGGGGGCAATTTAGTTCATGGTGATACGTATTTAACTCAGCATACACCGGAACCGATTAAGTCTATATTAGGTTTACATGAACAACCTGTTGTTACCGAAGTAGTTGATGACCCAGTCTTTAATCAACAAGTAAAACCGGTAATGCAGGAGTACTGTATTGGTTGTCACGGCCCAGATAAACAAAAAGGCAATGTTCGCTTCGATACTTTAAATCCAGATATGGTTAATGGTCATGACGCTGAACAATGGCATGCTGCATTAGATATGATCAACAGCGGAGAAATGCCTCCTGCAAAAGAACAACAGCTGAGTAATGAGCATAGACGTGTTGTTGTAGACTGGATGACAGATAATATTAAGTTAGCCTCGTCAGCTCGAAAATCTGCTCTGCAACACCCAATAAGACGTTTAACTAAACAGCAATATACAAATTCATTGCAAGATTTATTAGGCATTGAAATAGATTTCGGTAATATTTTACCCGATGATGGCAAGTCTGAAATGGGTTTTACCAATGATGGCGAAATCCTACAAATGACATCATTACACGGAGAATATTTTCAGAGCATCGCCAAACAAGCATTGTTAAAAGCGATCAACTTAGGTGATAAGCCAGAGGTATTTCACTACCGTATTAATTTCGGACAAAATATTAGTGATGGCAAATATACTACTGAACTTGACGGCTATAAAGAGGTGCCTCTTGATAACAAGCATTTCGATATCGAAATGCTTGATGAAAATGGCGAGGTTGTAGTCGCACAAAGCGAAGAAGAGAAAGCTAAATTTAACGCTCTTAAGAAGAGATTTAGCATCAGTTTACGAGGTTCATCCTATAATCGCTTTGATATGAGTAAGGAAGGTATTGTTCTGGCTTCTGCCCTACCTCATATAGAGAAACAACCATACTCTAGTATGGGGCCTTCACCCAATTTAAAGGTGCAAATTAAAGATTTATTACCAAAAGAAGGTTCGTTTCAAATGCGTGTTATCGCCAATAAAGGCGAATTATCCGCGTCTGGAAATGGCAAGTTACAAGGTCTGAAGAGTAATAAAACCCTCGCTAAGGTTAATGCCAGTACCCAAAGCGCAGTAGCAAATAAAGACAACATTATCGTTAACGCGTCGACGAGTAGCAAACTTATAAACCTAAAACAAAAAGGAAATTTTTGGTTACCAGAGAACGTAAAAACTAAAAAGTCAGTGGCGATATTAAAAGCTAATATTCCAGAAAATGCTTATTATCAGATTGACTTAGTTCACCCTGTAATCTCAGATGTGGATGTTAACCTACCAAGAAACCGACTTAAGTTGACCGTTGGTGGCAGAACCATAAAAACACAGCTTAATGTCGGCCCTAAAAACAGCCAAGTATCAGCATTAGCGTTAATTTACCTTAACAAAGGTAAGCAGAATATTAAGTTACAAGCGAACAACTTCGTTGGTTTTAACGATATTGTGCTAACCAAGGTGCCCAACAACGACAAGTTATTAGCTGCGGCGAAAAAAGCACAAGCCGTGAATGCACAAATATTTTCCGATGACGCTCCTTCAATACAACCTTTTGTTGGTACTCGATTAGATGATGGTATGGACTATCAAACATTTTCGACTTCAACAGAAGTAAGTCAAAACAATAAAAAAGCGACCAGCTATACGTTTACTGGTCGATTAGAAAATTTGCCAGTACCCACTTCCACAGATAAAAATGACCGACTATCTGGTATTGCATTAATAGGCTTGTGGAATAACTTTTTAGTTAAAGAAAGCGACCATATAGGCCCGCCATTGCAAGTTAAAGCAATTGAATTAGAAGCGCCCTACTTTGAGCAATGGCCAACTAAAAGCCATACAAATATTTTCTTCGAATCTCCAAATAAAGAAAATTTAGACGTTTACACTAAAGAAGTGATTAGTCAGTTTGCCGAGAAGGCTTTTCGCCGACCGCTAGACGGTTCAGAACTAGACTTATATCTTAATTTTTGGCAATCAATTAAAGGTGACTATTCTCAATACGAAGAAAGTGTTGTTGAAGTGATGGCAGCTATTCTTACCTCGCCTAACTTTCTTTATTTACCTGAAGAGCCTGTAGTCGATGATAGCCAAAGCACTAAACTACTTGCTAATTTCAGCCGTTTATTTGGCATTAGCTCTGCCAATGCTAGTAGTTATCAAGCAACACCTATTTCGGAATTCGCACTAGCCAATCGCTTATCATACTTTTTATGGAACTCTGCGCCTGATCAAACATTGTTAGACTTAGCAAAAACAGGACAATTGAGTGATCAATTATCAACACAAGTTGACCGAATGTTAGAAGATCCGAAAGTATGGCGTTTTATCCGCCCATTTGCGTTTGAATGGTTACGGGTAGACAGACATCAATCAATGAAAATGAACGTTGATCAGCATCCTAGATTTACCCGCTTTGTTAAGGCAGATATGGCTGAAGAAACCTATCAATTTATCCATCATGTACTTGTGGAAGATAAAACTATCTTCAATTTAGTTGATTCAGACTTTGCTATGCTTAATCAAAACCTTGCCGAGTATTATGGCGTAAATGATGTTAAAGGAAATGAATTTAGAGCGGTAGATATCTCTCCTGAACAACATCGTGGTGGTTTATTGTCGCAAGGAGCGTTTTTAGCAGGTCATTCAGACGGTGAGCAAGCCCACCCAGTTAAAAGAGCTGTTTGGTTTAAAGAAAAAATATTAGGTACACCGCCTCCGCCTCCACCACCTAATGTGCCGGCGTTAGACCCAGATACTCCAGGATTTGAAAAGCTAACCTTAAAGCAACAATTAGAAACTCATCGCAATAAAGAATCTTGTCGTGATTGTCATGCAATGATTGACCCATATGGCATCGCTTTTGAAAACTTTGATGCTGCAGGTATTTATCAAACGATGAATAAAGAACAACCCGTAGATGCTTTGTCAGTATTACCTGACGGTGTTGAAGTAAACGGTATTGATGATCTTAAAGCTTACGTAATTAAGCAAAAACCACAGTTATTTACCATGTCGCTAGTAAAACACCTTTATAGCTATAGTTTAGGTCGCGAAGTACGATTTAGTGATGAAGAAACGTTGCAGACATTAGTGAAAGAAGTTAAAGAAAATAATTATAGTATGCGCTCATTAATTAAGAGTATCGTTAATCACCCAACATTTAAGCAATTATAA
- the fucP gene encoding L-fucose:H+ symporter permease, giving the protein MNSQVTAADPSQIESSEQGANTNSASSAIIDKGLLIPFILITACFALWGAANNMTDLLVPAFQKVLSMSQFESSFIQSAFYGAYFCMALPAAILIQKYSYKKGVLIGLGIYALGAALCFPASQAMSFYFFLLAFYVFAAGCAILETVAAPYILSMGPEATATQRINLAQAFNPIGVLLGVYLGKEVILKGLNSASESERAAMAADELAKIQGMELSNVVTAYIVVGLVSLLLATLIFFKRFPDGKSGDKFGSLGESFKRLKKNSNWKFSVVAQFFYVGCQVGVWTYAVKYIMVNLTGENTEAEAAQFVFYGLCVYTTFRFLCTFLMTYIRPSRLLSLMATLAICFVSTAVFVGGEVGTYALLASFSCMSLMFPTIYGLGLTGVGEDRKLGGSFIIMAILGGAIIVPFQGWIIDQTNVNTSYLVPLTCFAIVLIYSLFAHKKEAALGID; this is encoded by the coding sequence ATGAACTCACAAGTAACGGCTGCTGACCCTAGCCAAATCGAATCATCTGAACAAGGTGCTAATACAAATAGTGCTAGTTCAGCAATAATTGATAAAGGCCTGCTCATCCCTTTTATTTTAATTACTGCTTGTTTTGCCTTATGGGGCGCAGCCAATAACATGACTGACTTATTGGTACCTGCATTCCAAAAAGTTCTGAGCATGAGTCAATTTGAATCTTCATTTATACAATCTGCTTTTTATGGGGCTTACTTTTGCATGGCGCTCCCCGCAGCTATTCTTATTCAAAAATACAGCTATAAAAAAGGTGTTTTAATTGGCTTAGGCATCTATGCCCTTGGCGCAGCACTTTGTTTTCCAGCTAGTCAAGCGATGAGCTTTTACTTTTTCTTACTGGCTTTTTATGTGTTTGCTGCCGGCTGTGCCATTTTGGAAACCGTTGCTGCACCTTATATTCTTTCAATGGGCCCAGAAGCGACAGCTACTCAACGTATCAACCTTGCTCAAGCATTTAACCCTATTGGCGTCCTTTTGGGCGTTTACTTAGGCAAAGAAGTTATCCTGAAAGGATTAAATAGTGCTTCAGAATCTGAACGAGCGGCGATGGCCGCGGATGAACTCGCTAAAATTCAAGGTATGGAACTTTCAAATGTTGTTACTGCTTACATTGTAGTAGGACTAGTTAGCCTATTGCTCGCTACGTTAATTTTCTTCAAGCGTTTTCCTGATGGTAAATCTGGCGATAAATTTGGTAGTCTTGGAGAGTCTTTCAAACGGTTAAAGAAAAACAGCAACTGGAAATTTTCCGTTGTTGCGCAGTTTTTTTATGTAGGTTGTCAAGTAGGCGTGTGGACCTATGCGGTGAAATACATAATGGTTAACTTAACCGGTGAAAATACTGAAGCTGAAGCAGCACAGTTTGTTTTCTATGGCCTGTGTGTTTATACCACCTTCCGTTTCCTTTGTACTTTCTTAATGACTTACATTAGACCATCACGCTTACTATCATTGATGGCAACGTTGGCCATTTGTTTCGTTAGTACCGCAGTATTTGTTGGTGGAGAAGTAGGTACTTATGCCCTATTAGCAAGTTTCTCATGCATGTCTTTAATGTTCCCTACTATATATGGCTTAGGACTTACCGGTGTTGGTGAAGATCGCAAGTTAGGTGGTTCGTTTATCATTATGGCAATTCTAGGCGGAGCTATCATAGTGCCATTCCAAGGTTGGATTATCGATCAAACGAATGTAAATACTAGCTATTTAGTTCCTTTAACCTGCTTTGCAATCGTATTAATTTATAGCCTATTTGCACATAAAAAAGAGGCGGCACTTGGTATCGATTAA
- a CDS encoding PQQ-binding-like beta-propeller repeat protein: MNNNKIKLKARVAPVIAVAMIVSACNQSEVNDAVKGNEVNSAIAAQSQWPMFSGPKTSGQTTTELSVPYTWSVRSNRNILWQTELPAGGQSGISVWGDNVFFTTNKPLDTPKLEQLEADLKQTQSAYQSDYDNVIKTLVDDPKYKKLVVNVATSEEIWSKFLLNYKQTKLKQLSDIRLKRAVKKITRESPKAKAVAAAQKAYDDYIHQQNPQITASLKHYIAAKKQLAAKGMGKDIVLYCANAVDGQIKWQRTISGVIDTMYNYAFSDATSPTPVTDGEQVWVVNATGAMASFSMSGEQLWSKHWMPSTGRPFNKQYDTLVSEDFLFNVQPPLENDQNRNAQWNYIHAIDKYSGETKWVSTEALTHYNTPMLGTTASGKEALLIGRGGPHGVPEKEPGLSLIDLTGKTLWNWQPSSEALGKLEPWGATDIQIWNEDRAIWIAGKTKQKLFSIDSRTGKTQQTYDLSKVSRYIYNEQTKTHQLQQQEMLGFERQPYTLVLIDDALYYLVRYEPFIGYLNLATGEHLQLEIPTEVSNTNDSLTNFIWKKTHKTDQLNSRGQRHNTESRSQGDGTQKAFLASPIVVNNNIYFTNAHGLTYVVDTNVPFNEKALIAVNDLGNKSETYSLSSMAYANGMLYQRSLKAIYAITP, encoded by the coding sequence ATGAATAATAATAAAATTAAACTAAAGGCACGCGTTGCACCCGTAATTGCTGTGGCAATGATTGTTAGTGCATGTAATCAAAGTGAAGTTAATGACGCGGTTAAAGGAAATGAAGTGAATTCTGCAATAGCTGCACAGTCGCAGTGGCCAATGTTTTCAGGACCAAAGACTTCAGGGCAAACAACAACAGAGCTGTCGGTGCCTTATACGTGGTCGGTCAGAAGTAATAGAAATATTCTGTGGCAAACTGAATTACCCGCGGGTGGACAAAGTGGTATTAGCGTCTGGGGAGATAATGTGTTTTTTACCACCAATAAGCCACTTGATACACCTAAACTTGAACAACTTGAAGCTGATCTCAAACAAACTCAATCGGCATACCAATCAGACTACGACAATGTTATAAAAACTCTGGTAGATGATCCTAAATACAAAAAGCTAGTAGTTAATGTGGCTACAAGTGAAGAAATCTGGTCAAAATTTTTATTAAACTATAAGCAAACGAAATTAAAACAACTCTCCGATATAAGGTTAAAACGTGCCGTCAAAAAAATTACCAGAGAAAGCCCTAAAGCAAAAGCGGTAGCGGCAGCTCAAAAGGCTTATGATGATTATATTCATCAGCAAAATCCACAAATTACAGCATCACTTAAACACTATATCGCAGCTAAAAAACAATTAGCTGCGAAAGGTATGGGTAAAGATATCGTGTTGTATTGTGCCAATGCAGTCGACGGTCAAATAAAGTGGCAACGAACTATTTCTGGCGTTATTGATACCATGTACAACTATGCGTTCAGTGATGCAACGTCGCCAACACCTGTTACCGATGGTGAGCAGGTCTGGGTTGTAAATGCGACAGGCGCCATGGCGAGTTTTAGCATGTCAGGTGAACAGTTGTGGTCAAAACATTGGATGCCGTCAACTGGCAGACCATTTAACAAACAATACGATACCTTAGTATCGGAAGACTTTCTGTTTAATGTGCAGCCGCCATTAGAGAATGATCAAAATCGAAATGCACAATGGAACTATATTCACGCGATTGATAAATACAGCGGTGAGACTAAATGGGTAAGCACAGAGGCTTTAACTCATTATAATACGCCAATGTTAGGAACAACTGCATCAGGAAAAGAAGCACTCCTTATAGGTCGAGGTGGACCGCATGGAGTCCCTGAAAAAGAACCCGGATTAAGCTTAATAGACTTAACTGGAAAAACGCTTTGGAATTGGCAGCCAAGCTCAGAAGCTTTAGGGAAATTAGAACCTTGGGGGGCGACAGATATTCAAATTTGGAATGAAGATAGAGCGATATGGATTGCAGGTAAAACAAAGCAAAAGTTATTCAGTATTGATTCACGCACAGGAAAAACACAGCAAACCTACGATTTGAGTAAAGTATCTCGCTATATTTACAATGAGCAAACTAAAACCCATCAATTACAACAACAGGAAATGCTCGGTTTTGAGAGGCAACCATATACGCTTGTGCTGATTGATGACGCACTGTATTACTTAGTACGCTATGAGCCTTTTATTGGTTATTTGAATTTAGCAACAGGCGAACATTTACAACTAGAAATCCCAACAGAAGTAAGCAATACAAATGACAGTTTGACTAATTTTATTTGGAAAAAAACACATAAGACAGACCAGCTAAATTCTCGTGGTCAAAGACATAATACAGAGTCACGTTCGCAAGGTGATGGTACCCAAAAAGCGTTTCTTGCGTCTCCTATCGTTGTTAATAATAATATTTATTTTACCAATGCTCATGGTTTAACCTATGTTGTTGATACTAACGTGCCTTTTAACGAAAAAGCACTGATTGCTGTGAATGATTTAGGCAATAAAAGTGAAACCTATTCGTTAAGTTCGATGGCGTACGCAAATGGCATGTTATATCAGCGCAGTTTGAAAGCTATTTATGCTATTACGCCTTAA
- a CDS encoding BatD family protein, which yields MQHFNQLHLLLSRINVNRLCFSLPCVYIVLFALMLCTIGNVIASPLAANTKVNAKESTGIDNETDWQLYLQAPKQKLWQGQSSQWLLISLNPPSSKPQLKLPQSSDFEMVQSSPIAINQDNQTGWAYPINITANKAETLTIPAITLSYPNQSLSTPIKKVNVNAAKLTNKIKLEVTSNKQDIYLGQSIRLTTSVTLDYPVAALVAVNLRLPALVDEDLVVTQPWDKADDKDNKSIGLPVNGQRQIAKWQSLEGNKVKIQFTTIIKPKVAGTYSLAPATLYANVIDHLLLKPKKKFKGTQYVAYYNNNFFEEIDSNKNSHRVFTSSEPLSLNVKALPNNAPSNFSGIIGRPIIEASAAPTSVMQGEPLNYLLNIIHPDIETFDLPPLSKIPSFTQSFNLPGDASTLLTKTGTLTVNQSLFPRRPDIQVIPEFTLTYFEPKTGIFRDVVINNVPIQVTENSRFTFSDIETNDGVSLKNKIIVDEQGIWALRWQKSSENNGFNNSKPLLEQTWFILVLLLLPPVVALIMMLRPMRNRLNQRRALQPAYQLKKGLTQAKTIKSCDALLLLSRYCEQRFALPPSQFDANNVKRSITLCLDSGSRSANIQSNSESKSIIESLTAWIEDYQQRYGEVSTPATQQQNTQLLDIIELLEGILPPYIAQSVAPTAESQQIRKTPSISNSLIVLLVFSLTFLGHDNQAIADDMGSADSVKKINIEELHQDHQRALQLDIDSPHKGNLAHAKIAQQLSTFIGDESLNQTSLMYDIGTSWFQASRYGQSILWLRRAENQALNDEIISHNLNQARLKRLDQLPNDFAPPWLSKLHSMTNHPLWLACCWFTYCFAWLLIWRRLSNENNIVNAKHIQLAVLLLSIAILSQVARFNFKPEQSTAVVTSQEITSRKGPGLIFAPAFTTPLHAGTELRILKTDGLWSEVKLTNGAICWLPNRAYTKI from the coding sequence ATGCAACATTTTAATCAATTACATTTATTGTTATCACGTATAAACGTTAATCGTCTTTGCTTTTCATTGCCTTGCGTTTACATTGTGTTATTTGCCTTAATGCTCTGTACGATTGGCAACGTTATCGCTTCGCCTTTAGCTGCCAATACTAAAGTTAATGCTAAGGAAAGTACTGGAATAGATAATGAAACTGATTGGCAGTTATACTTACAAGCCCCAAAACAAAAGTTATGGCAAGGTCAAAGCAGTCAATGGCTGTTAATTTCACTAAATCCACCGAGTTCGAAACCACAGTTAAAGCTGCCTCAATCATCTGATTTTGAAATGGTTCAAAGTTCTCCTATTGCTATTAACCAAGATAACCAAACCGGTTGGGCTTACCCAATTAACATCACAGCAAATAAAGCAGAAACATTAACGATTCCTGCTATTACATTGAGCTACCCTAACCAGTCATTATCAACACCGATAAAAAAGGTAAATGTTAATGCAGCAAAACTTACAAACAAAATAAAGCTTGAGGTAACCAGCAACAAGCAAGATATTTATCTTGGCCAAAGTATTCGCCTAACGACGTCAGTTACCCTTGACTATCCAGTTGCCGCACTCGTTGCGGTTAATTTACGACTACCCGCATTGGTCGATGAAGATTTAGTTGTTACTCAGCCTTGGGATAAAGCCGACGACAAAGACAACAAGAGTATTGGCTTACCAGTTAATGGTCAAAGACAAATTGCAAAATGGCAATCGTTAGAAGGTAACAAAGTAAAAATACAATTTACCACGATTATTAAGCCGAAAGTTGCAGGCACTTATTCTTTAGCACCTGCCACTTTATATGCAAATGTAATAGATCATTTACTGCTTAAGCCTAAGAAGAAATTTAAAGGCACTCAATACGTAGCTTATTACAACAATAATTTTTTCGAAGAAATTGATAGTAATAAAAATTCTCATCGAGTTTTTACCAGCAGTGAGCCGTTATCTCTAAATGTAAAAGCATTACCAAACAATGCACCTAGTAATTTTTCAGGCATTATTGGCCGCCCAATTATTGAAGCAAGCGCAGCGCCAACAAGTGTAATGCAAGGTGAACCATTGAATTACTTACTTAATATCATTCACCCTGATATTGAAACGTTTGATCTACCGCCGCTGTCAAAAATCCCAAGCTTTACACAATCATTTAACTTACCTGGTGACGCAAGCACTTTGCTGACTAAAACAGGTACATTGACGGTAAACCAAAGTTTATTCCCTCGCCGCCCCGATATACAAGTCATACCGGAATTTACACTAACTTACTTTGAGCCTAAAACAGGTATTTTTAGAGACGTTGTGATCAATAATGTTCCTATTCAAGTAACTGAGAATAGTCGCTTTACATTTTCAGACATTGAAACGAATGATGGTGTTTCATTAAAAAATAAAATTATTGTTGATGAGCAAGGGATTTGGGCGTTACGCTGGCAAAAATCCTCAGAAAATAACGGTTTCAATAATAGCAAACCACTATTAGAACAAACTTGGTTTATATTGGTTTTATTATTATTACCTCCAGTTGTCGCACTCATAATGATGTTAAGGCCGATGCGAAATCGTCTAAATCAACGCAGAGCTCTACAACCAGCTTATCAACTTAAAAAAGGTTTAACACAAGCTAAAACCATAAAAAGTTGTGATGCACTGTTACTCCTTAGCCGTTATTGTGAGCAACGTTTTGCGTTACCTCCATCTCAATTTGATGCAAACAATGTTAAACGCTCCATTACCTTATGTTTAGACAGTGGTTCTAGAAGCGCTAACATTCAGAGCAATAGCGAAAGTAAATCGATAATTGAAAGCTTAACCGCATGGATAGAAGATTATCAACAACGATACGGCGAAGTTTCAACACCAGCAACACAACAACAAAATACCCAATTACTCGATATTATTGAGCTTTTGGAAGGAATTTTACCCCCTTATATTGCTCAAAGTGTTGCACCAACTGCGGAATCACAGCAAATAAGAAAAACACCATCAATTAGTAACTCGCTAATCGTATTATTAGTGTTCAGCCTTACTTTTTTAGGTCATGACAATCAAGCTATCGCAGATGACATGGGTTCAGCTGACTCCGTCAAAAAAATCAATATTGAAGAATTACATCAAGACCATCAGCGAGCCTTACAACTCGATATTGATTCTCCTCATAAAGGCAATCTGGCCCATGCCAAAATAGCGCAACAGCTCAGCACATTTATTGGCGATGAGTCATTAAACCAGACTAGCTTAATGTATGATATTGGTACAAGTTGGTTTCAAGCAAGTCGTTATGGTCAAAGTATACTTTGGCTGCGTCGTGCAGAAAATCAAGCGCTAAACGATGAGATTATATCTCACAATTTAAATCAAGCTCGATTAAAGCGACTTGACCAACTGCCTAACGATTTTGCTCCTCCTTGGTTGAGCAAACTGCATAGCATGACAAATCACCCGCTATGGCTGGCCTGTTGTTGGTTTACTTATTGTTTCGCCTGGCTATTAATCTGGCGTCGATTGAGCAATGAAAATAATATTGTTAACGCAAAACACATACAACTAGCGGTATTATTATTGTCGATTGCTATATTGAGCCAGGTAGCTCGTTTCAATTTCAAACCTGAGCAAAGTACTGCCGTGGTTACGAGCCAAGAAATCACCAGTAGAAAAGGTCCAGGTCTTATTTTTGCGCCAGCGTTCACTACGCCACTGCATGCAGGTACGGAACTGAGAATATTAAAAACGGATGGATTGTGGAGCGAAGTGAAGTTAACAAATGGCGCTATCTGTTGGCTACCAAATAGAGCGTATACGAAAATATAA